A region of the Megalops cyprinoides isolate fMegCyp1 chromosome 21, fMegCyp1.pri, whole genome shotgun sequence genome:
GTGTTCATTTCATCTTAAAGGTGTAAACCTTACAAGGACAAACATTATGTGCAAACTgtacttctctctttctccaccatCCCAGGGTTACTGTTGAATTAATCATTGCCATCATTCTCAGATTCCACAGAATACGTCCAGATTTTCCAGGACTGTCTGGTACTTTGCAGTTCTGCGTTTGCGTTTCTTTGGGATGTGATTTCACAAGCATGTTGAGAGAGGGGTCTTTTTTGCAACATGGCTTGGACACACTTCCAGTAACTCAGCATGTTTTGATAAAGAAGATATTTGGAAATTTTTGCAGTTTCTTGTACAGTGCATGTAAACTTAGTTACTTTTCTCCCTCACCTTGAATTGAATTCTACAGCGAATCAGTTGGTTCTCTCCAACTGTGCAAACATTTGACAAAACATTCCACCTCCAAGgtttattatttctttctgatTAAGAATTAAAgaactaaaataaaaaggttttataTTTGATGGAGGTTGACTGGGATAAAAATACTTAAGGTTGcaagtatattttattttaatattgttctaaagaaaagttaaaaaataaaaacaaaaaaaatggattgcATCAGTTGGAATAGCAAGACAAAATATACCAGGCCAAGAAACAGCAAAGGGTAGTTCTGAAATGCACTGGACTTTGCTGTGACATTCAACTTAACAGGCACTGCTTGTGAAACTAGGAATGCAACACATGGTATTTGGAAATGGGGAAATTGCCACAACATGAATTTTTAATTGTCTcttgttttgagaaaatgaaatccatttacTATATTTGGTTAATTTACAAGCCAACGCCAACCATCAAACAATGAAAACtttaataaatgtgattttatttttatttttttctttttagaaaatataaatgcttctCAAAATGGGAAGTATGTGAATCTAAAggtaattaaaatattttaatgaaatgaaattgtgaGACATTATTGCtcctactttaaaaaaaaaaagatcttgtAGAGGTATGCACTGAATACTTGTTTCTGCAACAAGGTCTATATCTGGGTTTTGATCTGCATTGTACATACCAACTGGTAGGATTGATGTAATTTGGATATACATAAGGAAGCTTATTCTGGAACAGGAGCCATGCCTCATGTGATAAGAGATGTTTCTGATCCTTTTGaatgccttttctttttttttttttggtgcaatGTGTTCCTGCCAAGGCTATGTCTTGGTACAGTATGGTTGAGTACAGAGATTTATGtaagttatttttcaaattaaaaaaaaataataaaaaatggatATTACACAAACACTGAGTACCAGCAACCATACAAATAAATGCTTGAGCattatcctttatttttatgtgatttgaactgtacaaacacacacagttccccATGTTTAGAATACTTTCCAAAGGAACTTTCCACAATTTATCCTGAgaagaatgtttattttcatttttatttacctCTAGTACAAGATGTACTAGGAGaaactgagggggaaaaaatcacatCTTTAAGAAAATCCAGCATCCAGCAAAAACAAGAGTTTGGCTTAAGttacttcattacattacaaatgacTAGAATGGGCACATACATGGCTTTACTGTTACACTACTGGTGACACACTTTTATCAGTAACAATATCAACACGTCCACTTTGTGTTGCACAAGTAACCTTCGGAACTATACCATATTTAAGGAGATAAGAATCCAGGACCAAAGAGGTAACTAGTCATTAGTCCTAATTGCATGTCTGTTCGTATCAAAAGGTAAGTCTTCTGTACAACTTGAACACAGCTAGCGTCACCACTTCAGGATCTACTGACAAGGATCTCAGTTAAAGCCAACTTGAGATTCAACAAAAATATTCTAAGCAGTGTCATAAAAATGAAGGAAGGAGCTGGTGATTAATGGCTCGTTAATTAAAGACAACGGTGTGCCTGGAAGTGATCAGCTGTGGGGTCGTTGAGGGCGCCTCTCAGCCAGTAGCGGCTTAACACCTGGAGGTTCCCAATGCAATTAGGGGCTTTACTTGTATCCGTTGAGTTAATTACTCGTTCAGTGgggcctaaaaaaaaaatgagcaaataacTAAGCTCAATCAGATCGCTGTGATGCCATCTAGTGTTCCGACACAGCGCcgatatacagtatgtgcaaacAGACATCAAATACAAACTGAGACAATAAAAACCTTATAGGATGAGGGAAAATATGTGATCTCCCTTCTTCCCTGTCTGGCTCTCTATATTTGCACACCAGAATTAAGTACTTCAAAGGGCCTATTCAAGGGGGTGACGAACATCACAAGCGTTGTGGCTATACGGTGTACAGAATGACACTGAACAGAATACACTGTACAGTGTTAAAGTGTTACAGTAAATAGTGAAACAGTAGAGTTAGCTCTGTTTACACTGAAGCTCAGGTCACATATAAGTTGGCACAATTTGCTGGGGATTCGTTGCGCTTCATTCTCCTTGCTAAGCTCCACATCAGTCACTTCCCATTCACCGCTGGGGAGAATGCTGCGTCTCACCAGCTGTTACGTAAAATTCATCTTCCATAAGCTTTCTTAGCTCCCTCTGACTCATCAGTACCATGAAACAACATTATATCAAGCTTTAGAGGAGGGCTGTTTGGCACATGCACATGGGTAgaaaacaccacacagacactgtagCTGTCTTCACTCCTTGTCTGAGGTTTCCCTTAATAAAAGCCATCTTACCAGTTTGAGGACAACACCAATATTATTACACAGATATTTAAACAAGTAGCCTTTACCATGAGATGTCCCTCTTTAAGGCAGTTAACTAaatgtttggggtggggggtggggtcaacGAAAATTTGCCAGAACCTCTCAGTACCGtgtggaaaactgaaaaactgtcCTGAGAGATAATGAAAATTCTGATATCTCCCTATGGAGTGACAGACCATCTGAGTCTTCTTAGTCAGGGGTCATCGCCATGTCTTCACCGTTACAGACTTTCCCAACTCTCAAACATCGCAGGTTGGTTCAGGATATGAGAATTATAGTTGGCTGGGTAAGGCGGCTTGGCACCCATACACTGCCCTTGATCATTAGTGTGTGCTGAACATAAAACGCACTGCGCTAATACCCATTTTTCCTGCCGCCCACATAACCTTCAAATCTTGTAAAGAGATTTATGAGGTGAAATGACTTTGATAGGTGCATCAGAACTGGCAACTGGCTGGGTTAAACGCCTGGCGGCCATATTGCGCATAGATGCTGAACTGGGCCAAAgaggtttttttccttgtctctcATACATACAACCCACGCATCTTTCATACAGGTTAATGTGACATCCGTTTCATATGTGAGTCATAACACCTTTGATCCCAGGCGCCGTTTACAGCAGCTTGGAGACATTTATAAATGCGTCACAATGTGAGATGTGTCATACGTTACTAACGTGGGAAAACCATGTGCAGCCTAGGACTGACTACATATCTAGGATGAGCAAAACTACTTAACATACATCTAGGCACTAAGAACAATGAGTGTGTCAAACCTGAGGCTCATCTGAACACTGAAGTGGAAATGAGCGCTACTGTACATGAACGGAACTAAATGAACACTATGATTATCAACTCTACTGTTCGGTCCTggggaaatatttaaaaagctaaAGTGAGACAGCGCTCGAGCAACGAGTGTTCAGGTTATCCCTGTCATAGTACCTGTATCCTTGTCAGAGGCCAGTGGATCCACAACCTATGGCAACATAACCATTGCAGTATGTTACGCCCCTTTTATGCaaagtgtaaataaaaacaaagtttcatacaaaaaatgaatacttgGATGGATAACAGACACAATTCCAAGTTCTCAGAAAAattaatgagagaaaaaaaatctgaaagcatATGTCCTGCAGTCCTTTGTAAAAGAAACTAGTCGTTTCTGGCTTCTTCTCTGGGTCAGGTTGGCCACTCCAGATCTAAGTTATTGTAGTAGTGAAAAATCTGAAAGCATAGTTACTTTGACAAGGTTGACCACAAAAATTGATACACATTCTACATTCATACATCATCAATGACTCACGGAGGCCATAAAACAAAGAGACAGTCTGAGGTGTAGAAGCTGCTTTATATATGGAAAGATCATTCCGCAGTGACAGATCCAAATGTTTGTCTGGCATTTCAACCATTACATTCATCTAGGAAACATAACCTTTATCCCCGACTGCTATTCGTTCTCAATGTAAAAATACTATGCCGGTTGGAGGTAGTCTCTAAACCCAAGACAACAATGTTACAGTATTCCAAGATtctaaaaatgtctgtgaaaacaTCATATAAAATGTTAACTTCCACATTCTTTTAATCTGTGCCAAAGCTTGTCCAGCTTGTGCAGCAGTCTTTTGCAGTCTTCAATTGTAAATGCAAACCACTGATACAAATGAATCCAACAACCGCTTGTTTTGCCGGCAGGTGCTGACTGGATTGCAGGTAGATAAACATCTAGGTGGGAAACTAAAGTAAAACaacctttattaaaaaaaaaacataaaaaaatctaatttttcaTCCATTAACCAtctcacatggaaaaaaaatgttcatcttTCATTTACACGGAAAGGTTCTCAACATTACTTTCCATTTACACAATACAGTTACAGCTTATTGAGTAGCTTGCCTCTTTCTGGGCATTTAATATTGAATCACAACAGCtactttaacaaaaaaaaagactaggATGCTCAAAAAAATGTCACCAATCTGCCGTCATTGGTCCTAATCCACCTGCAAATGCCGACATGAAGGTACAAAACTTCCATGAGGTGTTCAGGACATTTTCTCAAAGGCAAACACCAGGTATATACCTGAATGAGACAAGacaggacagaggaagagaattCTGTGTAAATAAAGTTCAGtcacaaaatacatgtatatgtaaaaaCAATGTCACTTGTGACACATGTCCGataccaaacaaaacaaagccatgtCCACACTCAGAAACAGTAAGCTTGCATACATAAGGCAAGACAAAATCTCATATCTGTAATAGTGTAATATTCAGTGCAGCTTCACTGCAGCAAATCCACATGCAAAGCTTCAACTTACTTGTAGCTTCCCACTCTGACTTGCTTAACGTACCCTGTTGGGAAAGGGATGGAAAACATCATTCAAACACCAAAATCCATTTTCCtccaaatgatttaaaaatcagaaaCCAGTCCTCTTGCAAAGCCTCTTGTGAGGGCAGACATTTAAGGTAAAATACAATAGGAACAAACTGTCCGGAACTAGTCCAGGCACAGACTAAATACGCCAACATGCTGGACACCATTAAACAGACCTCTCCATCCTGGATGCCACCGCAAACACTTACCAAAGGCAATCTGACACCAGCGCACTCTGCCCGCCTCTGGGCGTGTTCGTACTCTTCTGGGCAGCTGGATGATAGCTTGTTTCTGTCATCTGCTGGGTATGGCTGGGGGCAACAAGATATGCATATTCTGAGCACTTTAAATGAGGTAGAGCCTCATACAACAGCCACAAACGGCCGTTAACAGGCATGATAGGCAAGCAATACGAGCAATACATTATGGAAAAGTGAATGAGGCATTTGCATCTTAAAGACACTGCAATGATATATCCCTGTTCATTCTGGTTGTGCAGAGTTTGGAAAgaaatccatttaaaaacatgcagaCCTAAGAGGTTTAATGACAAAACCATGCCATTCAGACCAGCTACGCTCCTCACTCTCTGCTTATAGTGTAGAGAACATCTAGGACATCAAGCCTACCGTTTATATTACATACACAATACTAACACAGCTGTAGCAAAAGCCTCGGTTTTCCCCTGACAGGCCTTTGATGTTGGCTGCAGTCCTGGTCACAAGTGctgcattttctcattattaACTCAAGGGGGCAGCAAAACACCATAAACATTTGCATCGCAGCTAGCACAATGGGAATATTAAGTCCGTAGTAGCTACTGAGGTATTGCTGTTATACCATTGGgaatatacacattatatataaatgagCATAAATGGGGGCTCTAAAACTGGCTAAAGGAAGGGGTTAAAGGTCATGAGTAACAGATTAAGTTAAAGCCCAGGATATTTTCAGAGTATTTATGTATTGATTTGTAATATGCCAAAGAGTAGCTTACAGGGAAAATAGGGCTTTGGCAAGAAAATGGTACTAGTTATAGTATGGCAATGGCGTggtgtagtggaaaggagcagagaCTGTGACCCAAAAAATGCtgggttgccagtttgaattcCTGCgttggcactgctgttgtagccttacGTATGGTGCGTAACATCAAGCGgctcactaaatatccagcccTTTACAttgataaaacataaatatgtatgctATGTatgtcattctggataagagcatcagcaaggaaaatgtcaatttcaatgcatttctaacgagccattttcatttcagtggtgATTTGTGATTGAATCACAAATGTATGTGGTAAGACACAGAAGTATTCACCTCCAGAGCCTGCATCTTCTTCATGAGAGATGCGTGCTGCTCGTTCTTGATCTTCTCCTTGAAGAACTCGTAGAAGGTTTTTTTAAACACCAGACGCATGTTGTACTTCTTTGCCATCCTATGAAAGTGTGGGAATGGGACAATTCATGTTATAAATCTGtggataatgtaaaatgcacaacTATCTCTCCTACATATGTTTACAGGACCATGCCTCTAATACAAAGGAACAGATTAaccattaataataaaaagtagtGTTACAGACTAGAATctagagacagagaaacacagtcaATATAGACACACAACTTAAATTTGGGTGTATATCTGGATATGCATGGTGCATTTAGAAAAATGAACTTGTAGGTCTTGATTTCATCCACTTCCTGTCAGCCGGTTAAGGAACAGATTATATGCCATGCCTTCATATCTATGCGAGACTGCTCCATCTACTGGAACCAACAGGCACTTCCACCTCAGAGATAACCACGTTTGCTTGCACTCATTCAATAAAGTTTGGAATGAGccagcaaaaaataaagaaaccagTTACGTtagacaaaataaattaatatcatgCTGGcaatcaaacacattcacacaagaaCTAACCATTGTACTCAGCATGtttacaagtaaaaaaaaaaattcacagagcCGACTTACTCCTCGAACAGCGGGAAATAAACAAGGAACTCCGGTACGTTGACAACCCCCTCCAAGTTGAAGTCATACTGACAGCCAAAGAGTGGGTAGTCTCCCTTCTTCTGAAACGTCACACTGTACACCTCGTTCCCGAAGGAATTGGAGTCCGATGCTTCAAGGCGCTtcctgaaaacattaaaatgtcttcaGACTGCTGAAATCAAGAATCCTCACACTCCAGTAATTAAACGTTATATCAAAataacacaagcacaaaaaaggaaaacaggacCATTACTCCCGTTTTTATTTAGTGAAGTGTTAGCTTAATAAAGCCTCCTTCAATTCCCCTTCTTCTCAAATTAGCGAggacagatttttaaaaaatcagttttattatCAGCTTGACTTTACAGACTGACGTTACAGAATTCTTCGTTCCAAACCGCTCATCTGCAGCTAGCGCTGCCGTTGCGCGCCCACTCACACGAGCTCGAAGGCGTCGGGGGTGGTGCCGATGAAGAAGCCGCCCGGCCGAAGCCTCTCGCAGGCGTTCCGCAGCATCAGGTCGGCCTGCTGCTGCGTCTCGAACGAGTAGTGATACACGAACTGGCAGCTGCACACGTCGAAGGCCATCCCCGGGTCCTTCAGCTTCTCCGACAGCATCTCCTGAGGTCAGAGGGGGGGAGCGACATTCAGAGAGCAGGGCGTGACAGCGTCGCGGTGACGCTTTCAGAGAGACCCGCGCTCCCGCTGTGAGCCGATTCCCGTTTATGTaggtttatttttaacagcttGGTAAAATGAACGCAGGAAGACTTTGCAGATTTGGAtaatgcagcattttaaaaatgagtaaaatcctttttaaaTGATACATACTACAATAAAAGCGCCGATTTTTCTCACATTACAGAACTGCCATCCTGACCACTTGCTCTTTTTTGTTCACTGAAGTGCCTCTTG
Encoded here:
- the rnmt gene encoding mRNA cap guanine-N7 methyltransferase encodes the protein MEKVAEKEAHAGLPNVVLASEEGNGLPSCSTQGYDDSGTAQHSMKRKRETQDEDNTSPIKKLVTEEGHSQVVATHYNTLQECGLAARSQSRIFHMRNFNNWLKSVLIGEILDKVRRSRREVCVLDLGCGKGGDLLKWRKGHIDRLVCADIAAVSVEQCQQRYSDMRRKCRPNERIFSAEFVVADCTKEMLSEKLKDPGMAFDVCSCQFVYHYSFETQQQADLMLRNACERLRPGGFFIGTTPDAFELVKRLEASDSNSFGNEVYSVTFQKKGDYPLFGCQYDFNLEGVVNVPEFLVYFPLFEEMAKKYNMRLVFKKTFYEFFKEKIKNEQHASLMKKMQALEPYPADDRNKLSSSCPEEYEHAQRRAECAGVRLPLGTLSKSEWEATSIYLVFAFEKMS